The Henckelia pumila isolate YLH828 chromosome 2, ASM3356847v2, whole genome shotgun sequence genome includes a window with the following:
- the LOC140883661 gene encoding jacalin-related lectin 19-like gives MEGDKDRTSEKKTIVVGLWGGNGGTDWDDGSYNGVRKITVFYGRCIDSITVLYDKNGKPVSADKHGGSGGNNSAEIKLQFPEEFLTSVSGHYCPVVRGGSHVVRSLTFKSNRRTYGPFGVEEGTPFSLPMEGGQIVGFKGRSGWYVDAIGFHISRTKTTKIMHKVQQRFRKLTSTVSLAGPRGGEETRSKSLV, from the exons ATG GAAGGGGACAAGGACCGAACGAGTGAAAAGAAGACGATAGTTGTTGGGCTGTGGGGAGGTAATGGAGGGACAGATTGGGATGATGGAAGTTACAATGGAGTTAGGAAAATCACTGTGTTTTATGGTCGTTGCATCGACTCAATAACTGTGCTATATGACAAGAATGGTAAGCCTGTTTCAGCAGATAAGCATGGAGGTAGTGGGGGCAATAACTCTGCTGAG ATCAAGTTGCAGTTTCCGGAGGAATTCTTGACATCCGTGAGCGGCCATTACTGTCCGGTGGTTCGCGGTGGCAGTCACGTTGTCCGGTCGCTCACATTTAAGAGTAACCGAAGAACATATGGACCTTTTGGAGTGGAAGAAGGGACCCCATTCTCTTTACCTATGGAAGGAGGGCAGATTGTTGGATTCAAAGGGAGGAGCGGTTGGTATGTTGATGCAATTGGTTTTCATATTTCGCGAACCAAAACGACCAAAATCATGCACAAGGTTCAGCAGAGGTTTAGAAAACTCACCAGCACTGTATCACTAGCTGGCCCTAGAGGTGGCGAAGAAACTAGATCCAAGTCTCTTGTGTAG
- the LOC140883420 gene encoding FBD-associated F-box protein At5g38590-like, producing MFLKRTALQKLLKSQHSTKKSRIVDANLKLKPSGGKRKLYCRSVELKEDRARKKGRMTENSGPKDKPPEVDRISELPEPIVHHIFAHLRCPKDVVRTSIWSKRWKSMFDSYMTFDFDERCFGARGGDQKRKFKSYVEKSIATKLAPAPCIDKFRLYVSSFNPLVHNIKNWIRLAVEKNVKVLEIHVNPKAALYNLPCDVLASKTITSLKLSGSLKPGLSSLELCNLRELSFKGLAVSKLLIEKVGQSCPLIEDLRLVDCKELFSLSIPSLAKLRRIEVHECPSLIRIEIMAPNLETFWYHAKKNQYCGIDFKGCGILKNLTLRDCKMTDTTFQSYMSECPLIESLVLQECSRVKRLTILSANLKTLALSKCTKMQEVNIDAPNLYSFQFSGHQMPFSSMNVSGVCEIKFSFGHTVKTPLIIDECKKFLGKISRSMGFKLVAHTKQIMKIYEDLKEVELDVNSFSKLDLTLSQSTVVNLVDKWLCESHGRSLTLISPGSELVKLIHTMIMNREEDPNCCSFYSKKCWRHYLADVQMMVSTKSTRKTFLVFRWKGRRLV from the exons ATGTTTTTGAAGAGGACTGCTTTACAAAAGCTTCTCAAGAGCCAGCATTCTActaagaaatcaagaattgttgATGCAAATTTGAAGCTAAAGCCCTCGGGAGGGAAGCGAAAATTATATTGCAGGAGTGTCGAACTGAAAGAAGACAGAGCTAGGAAGAAAGGGAGGATGACTGAAAATAGTGGGCCTAAGGACAAACCTCCTGAAGTTGATCGGATATCGGAATTACCAGAACCCATTGTTCATCACATATTTGCGCACCTGCGATGCCCGAAAGATGTGGTGCGCACAAGCATTTGGTCAAAGAGGTGGAAAAGCATGTTCGATTCATACATGAcatttgattttgatgagagGTGCTTTGGTGCACGAGGGGGTGATCAGAAAAGAAAGTTCAAAAGTTATGTTGAGAAATCGATTGCGACAAAACTTGCACCTGCTCCTTGCATAGATAAGTTCAGGCTGTATGTTAGTAGTTTTAATCCGTTGGTACATAATATCAAAAATTGGATACGTCTTGCTGTGGAGAAAAATGTGAAGGTGCTTGAGATTCATGTAAATCCAAAGGCGGCACTGTATAATTTACCTTGTGATGTGCTAGCATCCAAGACAATAACTTCCTTGAAATTGTCAGGGTCACTTAAGCCTGGTTTAAGTTCTCTAGAGCTATGTAATTTGAGAGAACTATCGTTCAAAGGCCTTGCTGTTAGTAAACTTTTGATTGAGAAAGTTGGACAAAGCTGCCCATTGATCGAGGATTTGAGGCTGGTTGACTGCAAGGAATTGTTCTCTTTGTCTATTCCTTCACTTGCCAAGCTCCGGAGGATAGAGGTGCATGAGTGTCCCAGCCTCATTCGTATTGAAATCATGGCACCAAATCTTGAAACTTTTTGGTATCATGCAAAGAAGAATCAGTATTGCGGTATTGACTTTAAAGGGTGTGGGATTCTGAAGAATTTGACATTGAGGGACTGCAAAATGACGGATACTACTTTTCAGAGTTATATGTCCGAGTGTCCATTGATTGAGAGTTTGGTGCTCCAAGAATGCAGCAGAGTTAAAAGACTCACGATTTTGAGCGCAAACTTGAAGACTTTAGCCTTATCGAAGTGCACGAAAATGCAGGAAGTCAACATTGATGCCCCAAATCTTTACTCCTTCCAGTTTAGCGGCCATCAAATGCCTTTTTCTTCCATGAATGTTTCAGGAGTCTGTGAAATAAAGTTTTCCTTTGGTCATACCGTGAAAACACCTCTGATTATCGATGAGTGTAAAAAATTTTTGGGGAAGATTAGTCGATCTATGGGTTTCAAATTAGTAGCACATACCAAGCAG ATTATGAAGATTTATGAAGATCTGAAAGAAGTCGAACTAGATGTAAATAGCTTCAGCAAGCTAGATTTGACTCTATCACAATCAACTGTGGTGAACCTTGTTGATAAGTGGTTATGTGAATCACATGGAAGGAGTCTTACTCTAATATCTCCTGGCAGTGAATTGGTGAAG TTAATTCACACGATGATCATGAATCGAGAAGAAGATCCAAACTGCTGCAGTTTTTACTCGAAAAAATGTTGGCGACACTATCTAGCTGATGTTCAAATGATGGTCTCAACAAAATCCACAAGAAAGACATTTTTAGTTTTCAGATGGAAAGGACGTAGACTAGTGTGA